One window of the Candidatus Poribacteria bacterium genome contains the following:
- a CDS encoding chemotaxis protein CheA — MSEEIFEDPEMIKAFVEEASEIVGSLEADLIKLENSPEDLDLLNRIFRGFHTIKGMAGFLGLDRLVEVTHAAETKLDKLRKGEEKVTPEITDAILDALDTTKRLIDEVRISPISEESAEEPDETHVRPELQQLPSLEIHTVRTDVKRLDELMNLVGELVIERNRLLQISKTGDDDLQDVAARIDLITSQLQMAALRMRMQPIATIFNRYPRIVRDLARDMGKEVELIISGEETELDKSIIEEINDPLVHLLRNAVDHGIEPPEERESLGKPRKGRISLSAYHVANTIVIEIQDDGRGIDPDKIAQKAIEKGIITEERLREMSERDVINLIFTPGFSTSDEINNVSGRGVGMDVVKNNVKRLGGMVEVESSVGQGTKIQIKLPLTLAIIQSLLVMSGEEVYAIPLTSVIETIKVSPDNVRLIGGREMIYLRGEILPILKLKEIFGAEGGKPNGEYVIIIGLAEMRIGLAVDRVLGEEEVVIKSLGSLLGSIPGIAGATVMGDGRVALIIDVPSLINAV; from the coding sequence ATGAGCGAGGAGATCTTCGAAGATCCTGAAATGATAAAGGCCTTCGTGGAAGAGGCCTCGGAGATCGTCGGATCGCTGGAGGCGGACCTTATAAAGCTGGAGAACTCGCCTGAAGATCTCGATCTGCTCAATCGGATATTCAGGGGTTTTCACACGATAAAGGGGATGGCGGGTTTCCTGGGGCTGGATCGGCTGGTTGAGGTGACACATGCCGCCGAAACCAAGCTGGATAAATTACGCAAGGGGGAGGAAAAGGTAACTCCTGAAATTACGGACGCGATACTCGATGCCCTGGATACGACGAAAAGGCTGATAGATGAGGTGAGGATATCCCCTATCTCCGAGGAATCGGCTGAGGAGCCAGATGAAACCCATGTTCGTCCCGAGCTTCAGCAACTTCCCTCGCTTGAAATCCATACTGTGAGAACCGATGTCAAGAGGCTGGATGAGCTGATGAACCTCGTCGGAGAGCTGGTGATTGAGAGAAACAGATTGCTTCAGATAAGCAAAACGGGAGATGATGATCTGCAGGACGTGGCGGCTAGGATAGATCTGATCACCTCACAGTTGCAAATGGCAGCGCTGAGAATGAGGATGCAACCTATAGCCACCATCTTTAACCGATATCCGAGGATCGTTCGCGATCTCGCCAGAGATATGGGCAAAGAGGTGGAGCTGATCATATCGGGTGAGGAAACGGAGCTGGATAAAAGCATCATAGAGGAGATCAACGATCCGCTGGTACATCTGCTCAGAAACGCCGTAGATCATGGTATAGAACCGCCCGAAGAGAGGGAGAGCTTGGGTAAACCGAGAAAGGGTAGGATCTCCCTCTCCGCCTATCACGTGGCGAACACGATCGTCATAGAGATCCAAGACGACGGCAGGGGAATAGATCCCGATAAAATCGCTCAAAAGGCGATCGAAAAAGGTATCATCACTGAGGAAAGGCTCAGAGAGATGTCCGAGCGGGATGTGATCAATCTTATTTTCACCCCGGGTTTTAGCACCTCTGATGAGATCAATAACGTCTCCGGACGAGGCGTGGGGATGGATGTGGTTAAGAACAACGTCAAAAGGTTAGGCGGTATGGTGGAGGTGGAAAGCTCCGTAGGACAGGGGACAAAGATCCAGATCAAACTCCCTCTTACGCTCGCCATAATCCAAAGCCTGTTGGTGATGTCAGGTGAGGAGGTATATGCCATCCCCTTAACTTCGGTAATCGAAACCATCAAGGTCTCGCCTGATAATGTAAGGCTGATAGGTGGCAGGGAGATGATCTATCTAAGAGGGGAGATCCTGCCGATATTGAAGCTGAAGGAGATCTTCGGCGCTGAAGGAGGAAAACCGAACGGGGAATATGTGATCATCATCGGGCTGGCGGAGATGCGGATCGGTCTCGCTGTCGATAGAGTTTTAGGCGAGGAGGAGGTGGTAATCAAGTCACTGGGATCGCTTCTAGGATCGATCCCCGGCATAGCCGGCGCGACAGTGATGGGCGACGGACGGGTTGCACTTATAATCGATGTTCCCAGCTTGATAAACGCGGTGTGA
- a CDS encoding chemotaxis protein CheX, with translation MKEKLIRSIIEGTKQVFRMMLSVDPIPGEPKESRETGMKVSGITGIIGFAGERGSCILYIRCPDDVAEILASKMLGAEFNGMGEEIRDALGEIANMISGSVNSFLSDMGLEFNLSIPTIISGRDYEIDMGSGDLCSLWVPFKFNGGEFDVILAISPDILS, from the coding sequence ATGAAAGAGAAGCTTATCCGATCGATTATAGAAGGCACGAAACAGGTGTTCCGGATGATGCTCTCCGTCGATCCCATTCCAGGGGAACCCAAGGAGAGCAGGGAGACCGGCATGAAGGTCTCAGGGATAACCGGGATCATCGGATTCGCCGGGGAAAGGGGCTCCTGCATATTGTATATCAGGTGTCCCGACGATGTGGCTGAGATCTTAGCCTCCAAGATGCTCGGGGCGGAGTTCAACGGGATGGGCGAGGAGATCAGGGACGCTCTAGGTGAGATCGCCAATATGATATCCGGAAGCGTTAACTCCTTCCTTTCGGATATGGGACTTGAGTTCAATCTGTCGATACCCACCATAATATCGGGAAGGGATTATGAGATAGATATGGGAAGCGGGGATCTATGTAGCCTATGGGTTCCTTTCAAATTCAACGGCGGTGAATTCGATGTTATACTTGCCATCAGCCCCGATATACTCTCCTAG
- a CDS encoding purine-binding chemotaxis protein CheW: MADLQFVSFNLDGGKFGVDILSVREILRMQPITRLPNVSDFIEGVINLRGEIIPVIDLRKRLGMPPKEADKKSRIVVIELDDKKVGLIVDMVSRVIRVDENSVEPPPEAVKLDPRYITGIAKLEDDFMVILDLQGLITGG, translated from the coding sequence ATGGCCGATTTACAGTTCGTCTCCTTTAATCTGGATGGTGGGAAGTTCGGCGTGGATATCCTCTCGGTCAGGGAGATCCTCCGAATGCAACCCATAACCCGTCTGCCGAACGTGTCGGACTTCATCGAAGGGGTGATAAACCTGAGGGGTGAAATCATCCCCGTCATAGACCTGAGAAAACGGCTCGGTATGCCCCCAAAAGAGGCCGACAAAAAGAGCAGAATTGTGGTGATCGAGCTCGACGATAAAAAGGTCGGACTTATAGTCGATATGGTATCCCGGGTGATAAGAGTGGATGAAAACAGCGTGGAACCTCCTCCTGAAGCGGTGAAGCTGGACCCCAGATACATCACCGGCATAGCCAAACTGGAGGATGATTTCATGGTTATCCTCGACCTTCAGGGATTGATCACAGGAGGGTGA
- a CDS encoding chemotaxis response regulator protein-glutamate methylesterase → MYHGGNKVRVLVVDDSPFMRAAIKRMLESDPEIEVIDTAGDGLEAIEKVKRLKPDLVTLDIQMPRMDGLTALRRIMSEHPLPIIMLSSMTEDGARVTLEAMEMGAVDYLPKNIRQSSLDIIKVRKELLEKVKLIAKTWRRKGHEPKRTASLKSRRSPSIRPHHRVDVLVIGVSTGGPKALQHILPKLPGDFPVGILIVQHMPPQFTKLLAERLNQMSRIEVVEGRNGEEVRAGKAIIAPGGRHMKVINPFDDERPRIRVIESVKGTVYTPSVDLLMESAAQVYGDKVLALILTGMGNDGLKGMKAVKEKGGVTLAQDESSSVIFGMPKACIEAGVVDEILTLNEIPYRLIEIVENGR, encoded by the coding sequence ATGTATCACGGCGGAAACAAGGTCAGAGTTCTTGTGGTGGATGACTCACCCTTTATGAGGGCGGCGATCAAAAGGATGTTGGAGTCCGATCCTGAGATAGAGGTGATCGACACGGCAGGAGATGGCCTGGAAGCGATCGAAAAGGTGAAAAGGTTGAAACCCGATCTCGTTACCCTCGATATACAGATGCCCCGGATGGATGGATTGACCGCCTTGAGGCGGATCATGAGTGAACACCCGCTTCCCATCATCATGCTCAGTTCAATGACGGAGGATGGTGCTAGGGTCACCCTGGAAGCTATGGAGATGGGAGCGGTGGATTATCTACCGAAAAACATACGCCAATCCTCTCTCGATATCATCAAGGTCAGGAAGGAGCTGTTGGAGAAAGTTAAGCTAATAGCTAAAACGTGGCGTAGAAAGGGACATGAGCCGAAACGAACGGCAAGTCTCAAATCGAGGAGATCCCCTTCAATCCGGCCCCACCATCGGGTTGATGTCCTGGTTATAGGGGTTTCAACGGGAGGCCCAAAGGCGCTTCAACACATCCTACCCAAACTGCCCGGAGATTTCCCCGTCGGAATACTGATCGTCCAGCATATGCCTCCACAGTTCACCAAGTTGCTGGCCGAAAGGCTCAATCAGATGAGCAGAATCGAGGTCGTTGAAGGGAGAAATGGAGAGGAAGTCCGCGCCGGCAAGGCGATCATCGCTCCAGGCGGAAGACATATGAAGGTCATCAACCCCTTTGATGACGAGCGCCCCAGAATCAGGGTGATCGAAAGCGTTAAGGGGACGGTATATACCCCTTCGGTCGATCTGCTCATGGAGTCAGCGGCTCAAGTTTATGGAGATAAGGTGCTGGCGCTGATCTTGACCGGCATGGGAAACGACGGACTTAAAGGGATGAAAGCGGTCAAGGAGAAAGGCGGAGTAACCCTCGCACAAGATGAAAGCTCCAGCGTCATCTTCGGCATGCCTAAAGCCTGTATCGAGGCGGGTGTGGTCGACGAGATCCTCACCCTTAACGAAATACCATATAGGCTGATAGAGATCGTCGAAAACGGGAGGTAA
- a CDS encoding protein-glutamate O-methyltransferase CheR: MLRDLIYKRSGIYFADGKKYFLEMHLRHRLKELKLRNFEDYYRYLLSRPSEDKEWMKLFDEITTPETFFFRDPQHFDVLRDNVIPEITSRKKYGVKRLTLWSAGCATGEEAYTLAMVLLEESQTALKGWSFKVIGSDISMTALQKAKEGAYSDYSVRHVPDLYMKKYFIEVKGVYYVSNDVRRCVDFLRVNLSNDEEMRRMRYFDVIFCRNVLIYFDRRSKGEVLGRLYESLNPGGYLFLGSTETLFGIDSLFKPMRFPGCTAYKKED; this comes from the coding sequence TTGTTGAGGGACCTGATCTACAAAAGGAGCGGTATCTACTTCGCCGATGGCAAGAAGTATTTCCTCGAGATGCACCTCCGACACAGGCTAAAGGAACTAAAGCTGAGGAACTTCGAGGATTACTACAGGTATCTGTTAAGCCGCCCATCGGAAGATAAAGAGTGGATGAAGCTGTTCGATGAGATCACAACTCCTGAGACATTCTTCTTCAGAGATCCTCAGCATTTTGATGTTCTCAGGGATAATGTCATACCTGAGATAACGTCCAGAAAGAAATATGGAGTCAAGCGGCTAACCCTCTGGAGTGCCGGATGCGCTACGGGAGAGGAAGCATACACATTGGCTATGGTCCTGCTTGAGGAATCCCAGACCGCTCTGAAGGGATGGAGTTTTAAGGTGATCGGCTCCGATATAAGTATGACAGCCCTCCAAAAGGCCAAGGAGGGCGCTTACTCAGACTACTCCGTTCGGCATGTGCCTGACCTTTACATGAAGAAGTATTTCATAGAGGTCAAGGGGGTTTATTATGTTTCAAACGATGTTCGTCGCTGTGTCGATTTCCTGAGAGTTAATCTGTCAAATGACGAGGAGATGCGTCGGATGCGGTATTTCGACGTCATATTCTGCAGAAACGTCCTCATATATTTCGATAGAAGATCGAAGGGGGAAGTGCTGGGACGTTTATATGAGAGCCTTAACCCCGGCGGATATCTTTTCCTCGGATCGACCGAGACGCTCTTCGGGATCGATAGCCTATTTAAGCCGATGAGGTTTCCCGGATGCACCGCTTATAAAAAGGAGGATTAG
- a CDS encoding HAMP domain-containing protein encodes MKLSVKMILLMSAIVIITVAVMTVVGLSLVGRGMDDFLQSRLAVEAKSSVALLEEMWLELKDEAFKDSMDLLATLDIGKIEGAGTSAVLERFASRAGHAHPVALYRLQGTAGMLIASTASDMPASLTPQVVTSLLSKGEYTSISRSGGKYRFVFYFPITGTRNINGAVYVGAISLDVMKSSAFERFKRRVLGLRPSENGYYYVVDAVTGEALIHPDSTLTGGKITDIVPALNVILRRREGAVEYEFRGVKEIAGYARDDHFNWIIASSVNRSDYDQVERRIKRYMIPFGIMIVLLGSLMTVVVSRRLFSAIPSVMTAARNLTRGDLSHKVTFRLDSRDEIGQLARTFNEMAESLSGMILRIKGIADHLASSATELSATAEQMSAGSEEVSSQVVAVATAAEEMASQAGAVAAAAEELSATIAQVSQSAQRAAELARQSSNISNEGRRNVSQTIDGMNRIAEAANMINETVQKLNAASEKIGQIISVIEDVADQTNLLALNAAIEAARAGEQGRGFAVVADEVRKLAERTMQSTRQISDMIGEIQEETARVVTAMGDGLKAVDEGLKLARNAGEALQKVAESSDEVLEAIAQIATAMEQQSAAVKDINRNIQQLSQVTRDISQNIQQVAEASQQVAEGAQQTTQASSRLDKLSRQLYEEVRKFKVSDEPLNVESAEENELESEGAIKPQLMPSD; translated from the coding sequence ATGAAGCTCTCAGTTAAGATGATACTGCTGATGAGCGCCATCGTCATCATAACCGTGGCGGTTATGACGGTGGTGGGATTGAGTTTGGTGGGACGGGGAATGGACGACTTCTTACAAAGCAGACTTGCCGTCGAGGCGAAGAGTTCAGTAGCGTTACTGGAGGAAATGTGGCTTGAGTTGAAGGATGAGGCGTTCAAGGATTCCATGGATCTCCTCGCCACCCTCGATATCGGGAAGATTGAAGGGGCTGGAACCTCCGCCGTGCTTGAAAGGTTCGCATCGAGAGCAGGACATGCTCATCCGGTCGCCCTATATCGGCTACAAGGCACAGCCGGCATGCTGATCGCTTCCACCGCCTCAGATATGCCCGCCAGCTTAACACCACAGGTCGTTACCTCTCTCCTGAGCAAAGGCGAATATACATCCATAAGCCGATCGGGAGGAAAATACCGATTCGTCTTCTACTTCCCGATCACCGGAACAAGGAATATCAACGGCGCCGTATATGTCGGAGCGATCTCCCTGGATGTTATGAAATCAAGCGCTTTTGAGCGCTTCAAGCGGAGAGTGTTGGGCCTCAGGCCCTCGGAAAACGGTTACTATTATGTAGTTGACGCTGTTACCGGCGAGGCGCTGATTCATCCCGATTCCACCTTGACCGGAGGGAAGATAACCGACATCGTTCCCGCTTTGAACGTGATATTGCGTCGGAGAGAAGGGGCTGTAGAATATGAGTTCAGAGGTGTTAAGGAGATCGCCGGATATGCCCGCGATGATCACTTCAACTGGATCATCGCCTCATCCGTCAACAGATCGGACTATGACCAGGTTGAGAGGAGGATCAAAAGATATATGATTCCGTTTGGGATTATGATCGTGCTTCTAGGCAGCCTGATGACGGTGGTCGTATCCCGCAGGCTTTTCTCGGCCATCCCATCGGTTATGACGGCCGCCCGGAATTTAACAAGGGGCGATCTCTCGCATAAGGTCACGTTCCGGCTCGATTCGAGGGATGAGATCGGTCAACTGGCAAGGACGTTCAACGAGATGGCCGAGAGCCTTTCGGGGATGATCCTCAGGATCAAGGGCATAGCCGATCATCTGGCCTCGTCAGCCACCGAGCTTTCGGCCACCGCGGAACAGATGTCCGCCGGGAGCGAAGAGGTGTCCTCTCAGGTGGTGGCCGTCGCCACGGCCGCGGAGGAGATGGCCTCCCAGGCAGGTGCGGTGGCGGCCGCGGCGGAGGAGCTTTCGGCAACGATAGCTCAGGTCTCTCAAAGCGCCCAACGAGCGGCCGAGTTGGCGCGACAATCCAGCAATATCTCCAACGAAGGCAGGAGGAACGTCTCACAAACCATAGACGGAATGAATAGGATAGCCGAAGCGGCCAACATGATAAATGAGACCGTCCAGAAGCTCAACGCTGCTTCCGAGAAGATCGGCCAGATAATCTCCGTAATAGAGGATGTGGCCGATCAGACAAATCTTCTGGCCTTGAATGCGGCCATAGAGGCCGCCAGAGCTGGCGAGCAGGGAAGAGGATTCGCCGTCGTGGCCGATGAGGTGAGAAAACTCGCTGAGAGGACGATGCAATCAACAAGGCAGATATCCGATATGATCGGCGAGATCCAGGAGGAAACGGCTCGCGTCGTCACGGCTATGGGTGATGGACTGAAGGCGGTGGATGAGGGCTTGAAATTGGCGAGGAACGCCGGGGAAGCGCTCCAAAAGGTAGCCGAATCCAGCGATGAAGTTCTGGAGGCCATAGCTCAGATAGCCACGGCCATGGAACAACAATCCGCCGCCGTTAAGGACATAAACCGGAACATACAGCAATTATCACAGGTGACGCGGGATATCTCGCAGAACATCCAGCAGGTAGCTGAGGCCTCACAGCAGGTCGCGGAAGGCGCACAGCAGACCACCCAGGCATCCTCTCGGTTGGATAAACTATCCAGGCAGTTGTATGAGGAGGTCCGCAAGTTTAAGGTCTCCGACGAACCTCTCAACGTCGAATCCGCTGAGGAAAATGAGCTCGAGTCTGAAGGTGCGATCAAACCTCAACTGATGCCGTCTGATTAA